In Erigeron canadensis isolate Cc75 chromosome 1, C_canadensis_v1, whole genome shotgun sequence, a single window of DNA contains:
- the LOC122583257 gene encoding uncharacterized protein At1g66480-like, translated as MGNSLGSKKKTTKIMKINGETIKFKTPVSAGEVTKDYPGLVLLDSESVKHHGIRARAIEPQEDLKPKRLYFLVELPKLSPEPDKSTRRVRSGITMSAKDRLESLKLARRSASDISYMKAPSSMDNGDGVDPFRVKLRLPKSEVERLMKESKDENEAVEKIMKLCMEKNSGRGSYSGDLTTERRRVQWKDDNGNRDAYKGRGKRVGFLPVSQELTAEDPTWM; from the exons ATGGGAAATAGTTTAGGATCAAAAAAGAAGACAACAAAAATCATGAAAATAAATGGTGAAACAATCAAGTTCAAGACTCCAGTTAGCGCTGGAGAAGTTACGAAAGACTATCCGGGTCTGGTGTTACTAGACTCGGAGTCTGTTAAAcatcatggtatcagagccagagCTATAGAGCCCCAAGAAGACCTAAAGCCAAAACGGCTTTATTTCTTGGTTGAGCTCCCTAAACTAAGTCCCGAACCTGACAAATCCACAAGAAGAGTCAGGTCCGGGATAACCATGAGTGCAAAGGACCGGCTTGAGAGCTTAAAGTTGGCTAGGAGATCAGCTTcggatatatcatatatgaaagCGCCATCTAGTATGGACAATGGTGATGGTGTGGACCCTTTTAGGGTCAAGTTAAGGTTGCCAAAGTCGGAAGTAGAGAGGCTGATGAAGGAAAGTAAGGATGAAAATGAAGCGGTGGAAAAGATTATGAAACTTTGCATGGAAAAGAATAGCGGCCGTGGCAGCTATAGTGGTGATCTAACGACGGAGAGACGACGGGTGCAATGGAAAGATGATAATGGAAATAGAGATGCTTACAAGGGCCGTGGG aaaagGGTGGGATTCCTACCAGTGAGCCAGGAACTAACAGCAGAAGACCCCACATGGATGTAA
- the LOC122601050 gene encoding putative 1-phosphatidylinositol-3-phosphate 5-kinase FAB1C: protein MGDCDNMCCQCEMRVSEYCKHCANIETAQKFGDNKVHPTDSPRQSPEPPSSNCIDGQNLQAVTVRHSTARSDEDEADDSAKSYFSPYSLDNSDVDSSSVSTRHDFNSFMSLGSSPSDSPSRIQITSYRLRNGVHLDDQGTPRSSNDGLFDQEHVAVLKGHDQGIYDDFSIFDERCEKSRKPLDFETNDHIWFPPPPADDNEDVDNNFFSYAEDDDDEMGDSSCAFSSSGSLMTNSPRKDKLNEEHQETLISVVQGHFRALVSQLLQSEFNSTEKWLNIITSLAWEAANYVKPDTSKGGSMDPGDYVKIKCIASGSPTESTFVKGVVCTKNIKHKRMTSQYKNARLLVLGGALEYQRSRDELSSIETLLQQEMDHLKMIVSKIEAHRPNVLLVEKSVSSYAQEYLLAKEISLVLNIKRPLLDRISRCTGALITPSVAHVSTTRLGQCELFRLEKVLEEHESANQFNKKPLKTLMFFEGCPKRLGCTILLKGSSREELMKVKHVVQYAIFAAYHLSLETSFLADEGASLPKMTIKTSVPEPEMMNPGDSLSNLSSCTESPPFEVIASDTCIQDKKVHGMEDTDRDVDLVCSLVDNDLQEIADQEEKQVERVEVIDGSDEYYTAADNNQSILVAFSSNCVLNGTVCERSRLLRIKFYGVFDKPLGRYLQDDLFDPTSLCKSCKEPAEAHVTCYTHQQGNLTINVRRIPSLKLHGEKDGKIWMWHRCLRCAHVDGVPPANHRVVMSDAAWGLSLGKFLELSFSNHATANRVASCGHSLQRDCLRFYGMGDMVAFFRYSPIDILSVHLPPSVLQFGDHVQQDWLKKEVAELLSKTETLYEEILDVLNGIEARNELPDSDELNIHIIELKNQLIKERTDYIDLLQFSGEEIDVFELNRLRHSLVIDIHFWDRRICSLNLYNRSSNLKPAHDATSWRSDSIPEDTVYDSELSQVEQNKGPDTISDSLSSSFDLCKHEELQKDIEQMTSSLERAPSAASVLSDKIDSAWAGSLNISSNPHLSRLSPSPARVYSFDSAIRQQDRIKKGLPPSSLYLSTLRSFHASGDYAHMVRDPVGYIKRRSYSQAFSGEDNKLNFTSFLSATSFLPEGARLIIPDGGQKDIVVAVYDNEPTSIISYALTSKEHEEWVTDNPILSRNASIASNGSAWQSYGSVDQDYTHYGSYGSEDPSTAIGPIFTEGKSSNHLTIPFEDESGTDGKVKFSVTCYFAKQFDALREKCCNELDYVRSLSRCKRWSAQGGKSNVYFAKSLDERFIIKQVTKTELESFEEFAPEYFKYLTDSLNSGSPTSLAKIMGIYQVTVKHLRAGKEAKMNVLVMENVFYKRNISRVYDLKGSSRSRYNSDTTGTNKTLLDMNLLEALRTNPIFLGSKAKRKLERAVWNDTSFLASIDVIDYSLLVGVDEEKKELVLGTIDFMRQYTWDKHLETWVKASGILGGPKNATPTIISPKQYKKRFRKAMTSYFLTVPDQWSL, encoded by the exons ATGGGTGATTGTGATAACATGTGTTGCCAATGTGAGATGAGAGTTTCTGAATATTGTAAACATTGTGCTAATATTGAAACTGCACAAAAATTTGGGGATAATAAAGTTCATCCTACTGATTCACCGCGCCAAAGCCCTGAACCGCCGTCATCAAATTGTATCGATGGGCAGAATCTGCAGGCAGTTACCGTTCGTCACTCCACAGCCAg GAGTGATGAAGATGAGGCAGATGATTCTGCAAAGAGCTATTTCAGTCCATATAGTCTTGACAATTCGGATGTAGATTCAAGTAGTGTTAGTACTAGACATGATTTTAATAGTTTTATGTCTCTTGGTTCGAGCCCATCAGATAGTCCTTCTAGGATTCAGATTACTTCATATAGGCTTAGAAATGGTGTACATTTGGATGATCAAGGAACACCAAGATCGTCAAATGATGGTTTGTTTGATCAAGAACACGTGGCTGTTTTAAAAGGCCATGACCAAGGGATTTATGATGATTTTTCCATATTTGATGAACGTTGTGAGAAGTCACGTAAACCATTGGATTTTGAAACAAATGATCATATTTGGTTTCCTCCTCCACCTGCTGATGACAACGAGGATGTAGATAACAATTTCTTTTCGTATGccgaggatgatgatgatgaaatggGAGATTCGAGTTGTGCCTTTTCTTCTAGTGGAAGTCTAATGACCAATTCTCCCAGAAAGGATAAACTGAATGAGGAACACCAGGAGACCTTGATAAGCGTTGTTCAGGGGCATTTCAGGGCTCTTGTGTCACAGTTATTACAATCAGAGTTCAACTCAACTGAAAAGTGGCTTAACATAATAACATCATTAGCATGGGAAGCTGCAAACTATGTAAAACCAGATACAAGTAAAGGTGGGAGCATGGATCCCGGTGATTATGTAAAGATTAAATGTATAGCATCTGGAAGTCCTACTGAGAG TACATTTGTAAAAGGTGTAGTTTGTACAAagaatataaaacataaacggATGACTTCACAATACAAGAATGCAAGATTACTTGTTTTAGGAGGAGCACTTGAGTACCAGAGATCCCGTGATGAATTATCTTCTATCGAGACACTACTACAGCAG GAAATGGATCATCTAAAGATGATTGTCTCAAAAATAGAGGCTCATCGCCCAAACGTGTTATTGGTGGAAAAGAGTGTATCTTCATATGCACAAGAGTATCTTTTAGCCAAGGAGATCTCTTTGGTGTTGAACATCAAACGCCCATTATTGGACCGTATATCCAGGTGCACTGGTGCCCTGATAACTCCATCTGTGGCTCATGTTTCCACCACACGGTTAGGCCAATGTGAGCTTTTCAGATTGGAAAAAGTTTTAGAAGAACACGAATCTGCCAACCAATTCAACAAGAAACCATTAAAAACTTTGATGTTCTTTGAAGGTTGTCCTAAGCGTTTGGGTTGCACG ATCTTGCTAAAAGGCTCATCTCGTGAAGAATTAATGAAGGTCAAACATGTCGTTCAGTATGCAATCTTCGCAGCTTATCATTTATCTCTCGAAACTTCTTTCTTAGCTGACGAGGGTGCTAGTTTACCTAAGATGACTATAAAGACCTCTGTACCAGAACCAGAAATGATGAATCCTGGTGATTCTTTGTCTAATTTGTCTAGTTGTACAGAATCCCCACCTTTCGAAGTTATAGCTTCCGACACATGTATCCAAGATAAAAAAGTTCACGGTATGGAGGACACTGACAGAGATGTTGATCTAGTCTGTAGTTTAGTGGACAATGATCTACAAGAAATTGCAGATCAAGAAGAGAAACAGGTTGAAAGGGTTGAAGTAATTGATGGCTCGGATGAATATTACACAGCTGCTGATAATAATCAGAGTATTTTAGTAGCGTTTTCTAGCAATTGTGTGCTAAATGGAACTGTATGTGAACGTTCAAGACTTTTGAGAATCAAGTTCTATGGTGTTTTTGATAAACCACTTGGGAGGTATCTTCAAGACGATCTTTTTGATCCA ACGTCATTGTGTAAATCTTGTAAAGAGCCAGCTGAAGCCCATGTGACCTGCTATACTCACCAGCAGGGTAATCTAACAATTAATGTTAGACGAATTCCATCACTAAAGTTACATGGAGAAAAAGACGGAAAAATATGGATGTGGCACCGTTGTTTGAGATGCGCACACGTAGATGGAGTCCCTCCTGCAAATCACAGAGTGGTTATGTCTGATGCTGCTTGGGGACTCTCGCTGGGGAAATTTCTAGAACTTAGTTTCTCAAATCACGCAACTGCAAATCGTGTTGCTAGCTGTGGTCATTCCCTTCAAAGAGATTGCCTTCGATTCTATGG AATGGGGGATATGGTTGCGTTTTTCCGATACTCTCCAATTGATATTCTTTCTGTCCATTTGCCTCCATCTGTTCTTCAATTTGGTGACCATGTTCAACAGGACTGGTTGAAGAAAGAAGTAGCCGAG CTTTTGAGCAAGACAGAAACTTTATATGAAGAAATACTTGATGTGCTAAATGGGATTGAAGCAAGAAACGAGTTGCCTGATTCAGACGAGCTAAATATTCACATCATTGAGTTAAAGAATCAACTAATTAAAGAAAGAACAGATTACATT GATCTACTTCAATTTTCTGGTGAAGAAATAGATGTTTTTGAACTTAACCGTTTGAGACATTCTCTTGTTATTGATATACATTTCTGGGACCGAAGAATCTGTTCTCTAAATCTGTATAATCGGAGTTCTAATCTAAAGCCAGCTCACGATGCCACATCCTGGAGGAGTGATTCCATTCCTGAGGACACCGTATATGACTCAGAACTGAGTCAAGTTGAGCAAAACAAAGGACCTGATACTATTTCTGACTCGTTATCGTCATCTTTTGATCTATGCAAACATGAAGAACTGCAAAAAGATATTGAACAAATGACCTCCTCACTGGAACGTGCCCCATCAGCTGCATCAGTTTTATCTGATAAAATAGACTCAGCATGGGCTGGGTCTTTAAATATAAGCAGCAACCCACATCTCAGTAGGCTATCTCCATCACCTGCCAGAGTTTATTCTTTCGATTCTGCCATTCGACAGCAAGATAGAATAAAAAAAGGATTACCTCCTTCTTCTTTATATCTTTCAACCCTTAGATCTTTTCATGCTTCTGGAGATTATGCTCATATGGTCAGGGATCCTGTGGGTTATATAAAAAGGAGAAGTTATTCACAGGCTTTTTCGGGTGAAGATAATAAGCTCAATTTCACTTCGTTTCTTTCAGCAACATCCTTTCTTCCAGAAGGGGCTCGTTTGATAATTCCTGATGGTGGTCAAAAGGACATAGTGGTTGCGGTTTACGACAACGAGCCCACAAGCATCATTTCATATGCTCTAACTTCTAAAGAGCATGAAGAATGGGTTACTGACAACCCAATATTGAGTAGGAACGCATCAATAGCTTCAAACGGGTCAGCTTGGCAGTCTTATGGGTCGGTGGATCAAGACTATACTCATTATGGAAGCTATGGGTCAGAAGACCCATCAACAGCAATTGGACCAATATTCACCGAGGGGAAAAGTTCTAATCATTTAACGATTCCATTTGAGGATGAATCGGGTACTGATGGGAAGGTTAAGTTCTCAGTGACTTGTTATTTTGCTAAACAGTTTGATGCTCTAAGAGAGAAATGTTGTAACGAATTGGATTATGTTCGCTCGTTGAGCCGGTGCAAAAGATGGAGTGCACAGGGAGGAAAAAGTAATGTTTATTTTGCTAAATCTTTGGATGAAAGATTTATTATCAAACAAGTCACCAAAACTGAACTTGAATCGTTTGAGGAATTTGCACCGGAGTATTTTAAATATCTGACTGATTCTTTAAACTCTGGAAGTCCAACATCTCTAGCAAAGATCATGGGAATCTATCag GTGACTGTGAAACACTTGCGTGCGGGAAAAGAAGCGAAAATGAACGTTTTGGTAATGGAAAATGTATTTTACAAGAGAAACATTTCACGGGTTTATGACTTAAAGGGTTCTTCAAGGTCTCGTTACAACTCAGATACAACAGGAACAAATAAAACGCTACTAGACATGAATTTATTGGAGGCTTTGCGTACAAATCCCATCTTTCTTGGAAGTAAAGCTAAACGAAAACTTGAAAGAGCAGTTTGGAACGACACATCCTTCTTAGCA TCGATCGATGTCATAGACTATTCTTTGCTAGTTGGAGTGGACGAAGAGAAGAAAGAACTCGTTTTAGGAACCATTGATTTCATGAGACAGTATACATGGGACAAACATCTGGAAACGTGGGTGAAAGCATCCGGGATTCTGGGTGGCCCCAAGAACGCGACCCCAACTATAATCTCTCCTAAACAATACAAGAAAAGGTTCAGAAAAGCCATGACTAGTTATTTTTTAACTGTGCCCGACCAATGGTCATTGTAA